The proteins below are encoded in one region of Lactuca sativa cultivar Salinas chromosome 3, Lsat_Salinas_v11, whole genome shotgun sequence:
- the LOC111880205 gene encoding uncharacterized protein LOC111880205, producing MPNMGVRDHHRARRRYCDQEREQGEARLMKDYFVDNPTYGEAKFRGRFRMRKPLFLCIVEVVTANDRYFQQRRDATGRQGFSPIQKCTAAMRVLAYGTSADALDEYLRMSETVTRDALVKFVEGVISCFREKYLRSPNRDDLVRLLHDGEERGFPGMVGSIDCMHWEWKKCPTAWAGQYAGRSSKTTITLEVVASYDLWIWHAFFGTPGSCNDINVL from the coding sequence ATGCCAAACATGGGTGTAAGAGATCATCATAGAGCAAGAAGGAGGTATTGTGATCAGGAACGTGAGCAGGGTGAGGCACGTTTGATGAAAGACTACTTTGTTGACAACCCAACGTATGGTGAAGCAAAATTCCGTGGTAGATTTCGAATGCGAAAACCACTATTTCTCTGCATAGTGGAAGTTGTTACAGCTAATGACCGATATTTTCAACAAAGACGTGATGCCACAGGCAGACAAGGTTTTTCACCAATACAGAAATGTACTGCAGCTATGAGGGTGTTGGCATATGGGACATCAGCAGATGCACTTGATGAATATTTGAGAATGAGTGAGACTGTAACAAGGGATGCTCTTGTAAAGTTTGTGGAAGGTGTCATTTCATGCTTTCGTGAAAAGTACCTTAGAAGTCCCAATAGAGATGATTTGGTACGACTGCTCCATGATGGAGAAGAACGTGGATTTCCAGGTATGGTAGGCAGTATTGATTGCATGCACTGGGAATGGAAAAAATGTCCCACCGCTTGGGCTGGACAATATGCAGGTAGAAGCAGTAAGACAACAATAACTTTGGAAGTTGTTGCATCGTATGACTTATGGATATGGCATGCATTCTTCGGAACACCAGGTTCGTGCAATGACATTAACGTCCTCTAA